The DNA region TTGAGCTCCACCATGACGTCCGTACCGCCCGCGATGGGCACCGCGTCGGGTCGCTCGGCCTTGACGGCGAGCGCCTCGGTCAGCGAGCTGGGGCGCAGGAAATCCACTCTCGGCTCCTCGGTTCGGCGGCGTTGTGTGACGGCTGACTCAGTAGACGCCCTGCGCCCATACGGCGGCAACGGTGCCGAAGCATGAAATCTCCCCTGCACGCGCCGGTCGTTTTGTGCTTTCCTACAAACCTGATGACGACCGTGAAAACTCTGCTCGCGCTACCCGGGCTGCGCTTGCGCGTACGCGCCGGGACGACTCTGCTCGACCGTCCGGTGTCCCGGATCTACGTCACGGAACTGCCCGATCCCGGGCGGTACGTGTCGGCGGGCGAATTCGTCCTGAGCGGACTGCTGTGGTGGCGCGGGCCGGGTGATTCCGAAGCCTTCGTCGCCGCGCTCGCGAAGGCCGGGGCGGCGGCGCTGGCGGCGTCCGGGGCGGATTCCGACGGCATTCCCGAGGATCTCGTCGAAGCCTGTACGCGACACGGGATCCCGTTGCTGGAAGTGCCGGCCGATCTGTCGTTCTCGGTCGTCACCGAACGCGTCGTCCTGGCGCTCGCCGCGGCCGCGGAAGGCGCTCGCAAACGTTTGCTTTCAGCGGCGACGGAAGACGCGTCGGTGGAAACGCTGCTGGAGCGGGCGCGCGCCGAGATCGGTCTCCCCTGCTGGGTGGAACCCGCCGGCACGGCGTCGGAACTCGTGCGGCGGTTCGTCGCCGCGGGCGGCCGTTCCCTGGAAGCGGACGACGTCTCGGTCCGCCCGGTCGGGGCAGGCACGCGGTGCCGTGGCTGCTCGCGATCGGCGGCGCGCTGACCGCCGCCCAGGCGGAGATCGCCGAGGAACTCGCCGGGCTGATCGGGCTCGCGCGCACGCGGGCGGACGAGGTCCGCGCCGTCACCGACAGGGTGCTCGAACCCTTGCTCGCCGCACTCGACGAAGGAAGCGATCCGCACCCGGCGCTGACCGCGACCGGGCTGCGCGGCGATCTGCGGTTCGTCGTCGCGCGCACCGAAGGATCCGAAGCGGCACGCGGCATCCTGACGGAACTGCTGCCGCCGGGCGCACTGGTCGGCCCCGCCGGGGAAACCACCTGGGCGGTGGCCGAGGACGACGGCGAGTGGCCGGAAGAGTGGCCGGCCACGGTGACCGCCGCACTGTCCACAGTGGAACCGCTGCTGCCGTGCCGCCGGGTGCTGATCGGCATCAGCGACCGCTCCCCGGTCTCCGTGCTGCGGGGCGCCAAGGAAGTCGCGCGCTACGCGCTGGCCGTGGCGGCGGAACGGCCCGGCACGATCGAGGTCGTCCCCGGCGGCGAGATCGGCATGCACCGGCTGCTGCTGGCGGGCACCCCTGACGATCTGCGGGCGGCGTTGCGGCGCCGGGTGCTGGGCCCGTTGCTGAGCTACGACGCCGAGCAGGGCACCGATCTGGTGCACACCCTGCGCGTCTTCCTCGAATGTTCCGGCTCGCCGACGCGGGCCGCGCGGGCGCTGCACATCCATGTCAACACCTTGCGGTACCGGATCGGGCGCGCGAGCGAACTGCTCGGCACCGATCTGACCGAGTTCACCGAACAGCTCGACGTCTATTTGGCCTTGTCGGCAGGGAGCTGAAATGGGCATCACCACGGCGAAAGAAGCCGCCTACGACCCGCGCGTGCTCGCCTTCGGCCGGATGATGGGCGCGGCGAACCGGCTCGAATACCTGCTCGGCCGCGCGCTGGAGGCCGAATGCGGGATCTCGCATCTGATGTTCGAAGTCCTCCTGATCGTCGGCCGATCCGGTGAGGCCGGGATGAGCATGCGCGCGATCGCGCAGGAGCAGGTGCTGACCACCGGCGGCGCGACACGGCTGGTCGACCGGATGACGACGCTCGGCCTGGTCGTCCGTTCTTCCGATCCCCAGGACCGCCGCGTCCAGCTCGTGCGGCTGACCGCGCGAGGCGAGGAGACGACGGTGCGGGCCGCGCGGGTGCACGTGGAGAACATCCAGCGGCTCTTCCTCGACCCGCTGCCCGCGGACCATCGCGAACGGTTCGCCCAGGACCTGCGGACGCTGAGCCACTCGGCACGTGACGCACTCCCCAAACTCCGGTAGGAATATCTGACCAGTCAGACATCGTTGGTCTCGACATGAAGCTCATCTATGTCTTCGACGCGTACTGCGGCTGGTCGTACGGGTTCGCCCGCACCATGGCCGACGTCGCGCACCGGCATCCGGACCTGCCGGTCGAAGTGGTTTCCGGCGGCCTGTTCCTGGGCGGGCGCCGGGTGCCGATCCGGCAGTTCGGCTACGTCCAGGGAGCCAACGCCGAGATCACCAGCCGCACCGGCGCGCCGTTCGGGGAAAGCTACGAACGGCTGATCGCGGACGGCGAGTTCGTCATGGACTCCGAGGCCGCCGCCTGCGGGATGGCGGCGTTGCGCGAGGTCGCGCCGGACCGCGCGGTGCGGCTCGCGGCCCTGCTGCAGGAAGCCTTCTATCTCGACGGACTGAGCCTCTCCGAGGTTTCGACCTATCGCGTGGTCGCGCAGCGAGCGGGCCTGGACGGGGACGCCGTCGAGGCCGCACTGGACCGCGTATCCGCGGCGGACGACTTCCAGCGAGCGCGGGAACTGGGCGTCACGGGCTATCCGACCCTGCTCGCGTCCTTTTCCGGGGAACGAGTGGTGACGCTGGTCGCCGGGAACGCGAGCGCGGACGAAGTGGAGCGGCGGATCGGCGCGCTGGTTTCCTAGACTTCGCGCATGCCTTTGACGATTCGACCGGCCACAGCCGCGGACGCCGACGCCGTCGCCAAGATCTGGTACCACGGCTGGCAGGACGGCCACCTCGGCAACGTGCCCGACTCGCTCGTCCGGATCCGCACCCGCGATTCGTTCTGGACCCGGGCCGCGGACCGCGTCGGCGACACGACCGTCGCCGTGTCGGGCGGCGAGGTGGCGGGTTTCGTGATGGTCGTCGGCGACGAGGTCGAACAGGTTTACGTCTCCTCGGACCATCGCGGAAGCGGAGTGGCCGGGGCGCTGCTCGCGGAGGCCGAACGACTGGTGCGCGAGGGCGGGCATGCCCGTGCCTGGCTCGCGGTGGCGCCGGGGAACGCGCGGGCGCGGCGGTTTTACGAGCGGTGCGGATGGGCCGATGAGGGTGAGTTCGACAATCGGGTTCTCGGTCCGGATGGGGTGGTTTCGGTACCTTGCCGGCGATACGTCAAGGCGGTCGCTTGAGTTTCCTTCCCGGGCGCGTTTAGTCGACTAAATGCGGCGCACTTTCCTTGCGCGACCCTTCCTGCGCGCATTTAGTCGGCTAAATGCGAGGCGCCTTCTTTCCGTGGCCTCATGCGAGCGACGCAGCATCGCCATTGGGCGACGGCGGCAGTCCGGCCATCGCTGGTTCACCGACGGACGCGTTTAGTCGACTAACTGCGGCAGCATCCTTCGCATTTAGTCGGCTAAACGCGGGGGTTGCCCAAGGTGATCCGACGTCGGCGGCCGTTTCACTCTTCAGTGTTGTTGGCGCGTTTCGCTGGTCGCTTAAAATTACGAACACGTGTTCGAATTCTTCGGGTATGATGGAGTCGTGTCCGAGACCTTCCTCCCCGAGTTGCCGCAGGAGTTGTGGCGCGCCGGCAAGCTGGAGCTTGCACATGGCGTGCAACAGTCGCTGCAGGTGATTCGGATGGCGACCGCCGCGCTGGGGCAGTTCTTGGCGGAGATCGAATCTCGGGGCGTCAAAGACTTGTACGGCCATGGCACTACGGCCAGCTGGCTCGCGGAAATGGCGGGATTGTCGCGTGCCGAGGCCGGTGCGGTCGTGAAGCGGGCCATCGCCCTGAACCCCACCCGCGCCCTGGACGGCACCGAAGTCCCCGCCGTTGCTCCCGCCACCGCCGCGGTCGCCGCCGAAGGACTGATCGGGAACGAACGGATCGATCAGATTCTGGAGATTTTGAAACGGCTCCCGGCGGATACCTCTGCGGAGGATCGGGCGAAGGCGGAGAAGATCCTCGCCGACCTGGCCCCGAACGCCGGACCCGCACAGCTCACCAAGGCCGAAGCAAACCTGCTGGGCTGGCTCGACCCGGACGGCAAGGAACCCAAAGACCCGGAGCCGAAGGAACCACGCCGGGAGATCACCCTGGAGCGCCGGAAGGACGGGTTCTGGAAGCTGACCGGCCTCTTGGACGATGAGACCGGGGCTCGGACGGCGGCCGCGTTGGAGGCGCATGCCCAGCCACGGCCGGTGGACGAGTTCGGGCAGGCGGATCTGCGGATGAAATGCGAGCGCATGGGAGACGCCTGGGTCGACCTGCTGGATCTGGCGATCGCCTGCCCGGACCAGCCCGGGACCAGCGGCTACCGCACCTTGGTGCACGTCACCATCGGGCTTGAGGAACTGAAGTCCGGTCTCGGGACCGCGTGCCTCGACTTCGTCGGCACGATGACCGCGCGGGAAGCGCGGCTCGCGGCCTGTGACTGCCTCATGCTGCCGGTCGTGATGAGTGCCTCGGGCGAGCCGCTGGATATGGGACGGCTACGACGGTTCGTCACCCCAGGCCAGAGACGCGCGTTGAACATCCGCGACGGAGGCTGCGCCTTCCCCGGCTGTCATCGGAAACCCAAGAACTGCCACGCCCACCACATTCACCACTGGGCAGACGGCGGACCCACAGACCTCCGGAACCTCGTACTGCTCTGCAGCTTCCACCACCGCCTGATCCACCACGGCGACTGGGAAGTACACATGGCCGCCGACGGACTACCGGAATTCATCCCACCCCAATACCGAGACCCGCTCCGAAAACCCCGCCGCAACACCCTGCACCACGTCTGAACTCCGAAGAGCCCGTCGGCCACGCCGGCGACGGGCCCTTCGTCATGCCCGCCAGCCACCCCTGACCGGACCTATCACGCACGACTGTGTGGATTTCGGGTCATCCAACGCTCCAAAATCCACACACCGAGTCGAGATCCTCAGGACTCGGCGACGAAGCCCTCCCCAACAGAGACTCAAGCCGACTCCAGGTAAGCCAAAGCCATCTCGGTCGTCTCACTCGCCCAGACGTCCCAGCTCAGGCCATCGGGCCAGAACCGGCCACTGGCGGCCCGGTGCACACAGGATCCGATGATGGTCCGGCTCATCATCCGGATCGCCTGCTCCCCGCCCACCCGGCGGATCTCGTCGAGACAAGGCTGAGCCGCCTCCAAGAAACCGCGCTGGATCGTGGCCAGCGCCCGGAGACCACGGTCCCGCCCCTCGGCGCGCTGGCTGTCGAGCAGCTCGGAGAAGATCCGGTCGTGGCGGGCGAATGTCCCCGCCAGAGCCCGGGTGAACGCGCTGACGATCCCGCGCAGCCCGGGCTCCGCGGCGCCGAGCGCTTCGCCGACGCTGGATTCCAACTGCCCGAGCAGCTGGTCTTTGACGGCGTACAGCAGCTGGTTCTTGCCGGAAAACCGGCGATAGATGGCGCCCACCGACATTCCCGCCTGCTCGGCGACCGCCGCGACGGTGAACTCCTCGAAGCCCTGGCTCGCCAGAACGTGCTCGGCGGCGGCCAGCACCTTCTGCAGGGATTCCCGGCTGCGGGCTTGCTGCGGCGGCCGGAAGCCCTGATCGACGGATGGCTGACTCACCGGCCGGACGTTACCACAAATGCGAATGATAACTTCCGTTCGCATCTGACGAGCACGAGGAGGCCGGCCCGTGGTGAGCATCGAAGTACAGGACGCCTACGTCGATTTCCCGATCTTCGACGCCAAGACCCGGTCACTCAAGAAACGGGTGCTCGGCAAGGTCGGCGGCAAGATCGGCACCGAGGCGAAAGTCCCGATCATCGAGGCCCTGCGGGACATTTCCCTGTCACTGGGCGAGGGCGATCGGGTCGGCCTGGTCGGGCACAACGGTGCCGGGAAGTCCACTCTCCTGCGACTGCTGTCGGGCATCTACGAGCCGACGAGGGGCAGCACACGGGTCGTCGGGCGGATCGCGCCGGTGTTCGACCTCGGCGTGGGGCTGGATCCCGAGGTCTCGGGTCACGAGAACATCCTGATCCGGGGCCTGTTCCTCGGCATGAGCCGCAAGCAGATGGCGAAACGGGTCGACGACATCGCCGAGTTCACCGAACTGGGCGACTACCTGCACCTGCCCTTGCGCACCTACTCCGCCGGGATGCGGGTGCGGCTCGCGCTCGGTGTGGTGACCACCATCGATCCCGAGATCCTCATCCTCGACGAGGGCCTCGGCGCGATCGACGCCGCGTTCCTCGCCAAGGCCCGCGAGCGGCTGGTCGACCTCGCGCGCCGCTCGGGCGTGCTGGTGTTCGCCTCGCACTCCGACGAGTTGCTGCGCGAACTGTGCACCACCGCCCTCTGGATGGACGAAGGCCGGATCCGCGCACGCGGTTCACTGGACGACGTTCTCGCCGAATATCACGCGGTCCTTCGCGCGTAGCCGTCCAACTCGGCTCGCGAGAACGAAAGCTCCCCCACGTCCACTGCTCCGCAATCCAGCCCACGCAACAAGAAGCTCGCCAGAGCCTGCGCGGTCGCCGGTTCGTCCAGCACTCCGCGCCCGGTTTGGTCCGCGTAGTCGCGCAGGCGGCCGAGCGCCGCCGGGAAACCCTCGCGGAAGAAGGCGTACGTGGCGGCGAACCGGGTCGGCAGCTGATGCGGGTGCAGATCCCAGCCCTGATAGAAACCTCGCTCCAGCGAGCGCCGCACCAACCGCAGATGTTCGCGCCAGGCCGGGAGGATCGCGTCGCCGACGGGCAGTTTGTTGGTCGAGCCGTCCGAAAGCCGGACGCCAGTGCCCGCAGCCGAAACCTGCATGAGCTGCTTGGCGAAATCGGCGGCCGGATGTTCCATGCTCTGGTGTTCGGCGCTGATCCCGAGCCCGGCGCTGTAATCGTAGGTGCCGTAGTGCAGGCCGGAGCAACGCCCGCGCGCGGCTTCGATGATCCGCGGGACCGCCACCGTCCCATCGATGTCCACAATGGACTGGGCGGTCTCGATCTGGACTTCGAACCGCAAGACTCCCTCTGCCAGGCCGTACGCGGATTCGAGGCGCTCCAGGACATCCGCCGCCACCTCGACCTGCTCGACGGCGGTCACCTTCGGCAGCGTGACGACGAAGCCTTCCGGCAGCGGCCCGCTTTCCAGCAATCCGGCCAAGAAGAGATCGAGCGTGCGGATGCCACGACGGCGGGTCGCGGCTTCGAAGCTCTTGAAGCGGATGCCGACGAAAGGCGTGCCGCCCGTGACGGCGAGGGTCCGCCCCGCGGCGAGCGCGATGACGTCCTCTTCGTCGTCGCCGGGCCTGCCGAGACCGTCCTCGAAGTCGATCCGCAGATCTTCGATCGGCTCGGTCAGCAGTTTCGTCCGGACCCGGTCGGCGATGTCCGCGTCCAGGCCCAGCTGGTCGGCGTGTTCGCCGAAGACCCGCAGGGCCTGCTTTCCCCAATCCGCCACGAGCCGCGTCTTGTACTGCGACGCGGGCACGTACACGGTGTGCACGGGCTGGCGGCCGGGCGGCTCGCCGGGATACTTGGCCGTGACGCGCGCGTCCGCCTCGGCGAGGCGCGCGTCAGCGGCGGTGTAGACGTCCTCGGTGAGCCGCCCGTTCCCCATCTGTCTACTTGATCCGTTCGTAGGCGGGCAGGGTCAGGAAGTCCGGGAACTCGTCGGCGAGCGCGACCTGCTCGAACAGCTCGACGGCGGGCTCCAGCAGTTCCGGCTTGATCTCGGCCGCGAGTTCGCCGCGGACCTCGGCCAGCACGCCACGCACCAGGTCGGCGGTGACCTTGTCGCCGCTGTCGAGCTGCGTGCCGTTGCGCACCCACTGCCACACCTGCGAACGCGAGATCTCCGCGGTGGCGGCGTCCTCCATCAGGTTGTGGATGGCCGCCGCGCCGTTCCCGCTCAGCCAGGAGGCGATGTAACGGATGCCGACGTCGACGGCGCCACGCAGCCCGGCCGCGGTGGCTCCACCAGGGGTCGAGGCCGCGTCGAGCAGCTGGTCGGCGGTGACGGACACCTCGTCGCGGGTGCGGTCGAGCTGGTTCGGCTTGTCGCCGAGGACCTTGTCGAACTCCTCGCGGCAGATGTCCACCATGCCGGGGTGCGCGACCCAGGAACCGTCGAAGCCGTCGCCCGCCTCACGGCTCTTGTCGGCGCGGACCTTGTCGAGCGCCGCGGCGGTGACTTCCGGATCCTTGCGGTTCGGGATGAACGCGGCCATCCCGCCGATCGCGAACGCGCCGCGCTTGTGGCAGGTGCGCACCAGCAGTTCGGTGTACGCGCGCATGAACGGCGCGGTCATGGTGACCGAGTTGCGGTCCGGCAGGACGAACTTCTCGCCCGCGTCGCGGAAGTACTTGATGACGCTGAACAGGTAGTCCCAGCGGCCGGCGTTGAGGCCGGAGGCGTGCTCGCGCAGTTCGTAGAGGATCTCCTCCATCTCGAACGCGGCCGGGATGGTCTCGATCAGCACGGTCGCGCGGACGGTGCCGTGCTCGATGCCGAGCGCCTTCTCCGCGTGGGTGAAGACGTCGTTCCAGAGCCGGGCTTCGAGATGGCTCTCCATCTTCGGCAGGTAGAAGTACGGGCCCTTGCCGCGGTTGAGCAGCTCCTGCGCGTTGTGGAAGAAGTGCAGGCCGAAGTCGACCAGCGCGCCGACGGCCTGGCGCCCGCCGAAGGACAGGCCGCGCTCGTCGAGGTGCCAGCCGCGCGGGCGGACGACGATGGTCGCGTGCTCGACGTCGTCCTTCAGCGCGTAGCTCTTGCCGCCGCTCTCCAGCGTGATGGTCTCGCGGACCGCGTCGTACAGGTTGACCTGGCCGGAGACGACGTTCGCCCAGTGCGGCGTGTTGGCGTCTTCGAGGTCGGCGAGCCAGACCTTGGCGCCGGAGTTCAGCGCGTTGATGGTCATCTTGCGGTCGGTCGGGCCGGTGATCTCGACGCGGCGGTCGCGCAGGGCGGGCGGGGCCTCGGCGACCTTCCAGTCGCCCTCGCGGATCTCCTTGGTCTCGGGCAGGAAGTCCAGCTTGCCGGTGGTCCTGGCCTCCTCGCGGCGCTTGCTCCTGGCCTGCAGCAGCTCGTCGCGGCGGGCGGCGAAGGCCTCGTGCAGGCCGGCGAGGAAGGCGAGCGCCTCCGGCGTGAGGATTTCGTCCCCGCGCTCGACCGGATCGCCGAGCACCTGAGCTTCAGACATGAGTAACACCCCGAGTTCGGATAAATAACGTCCCTACGGTTTTACATGACGGACTATAGTTTCTGCATAGCGGAACATCAACGCCGACGTAAGGAGTACCACGGTGGCAGCGGAGAAGAACGGGCGCGATGGCGGCGTCCAGTCACTTCAGCGGGCCTTCGAGCTCCTCGAGCATCTCGCGGACACCGGCGGGGAGGCCAGTCTTTCGGAGCTGGCGACCCTGTCCGGATTGCCGATGCCGACCATTCACCGGCTGATCAGGACACTGGTGGATCTGGGCTACGTCCGGCAGAACACCAACCGCCGGTACGCGCTGGGCGCCCGGCTCATCCGGCTGGGTGAGAACGCCAGCATGCAGTTCGGCTCCTGGGCACGTCCGCTGCTCGCGGAGCTGGTCGACGAGGTCGGCGAGACCGCGAACCTCGCCGTCCTGGAGCGGGACGAGGTCGTGTACGTCGCCCAGGTGCCCTCGAAGCACTCGATGCGGATGTTCACCGAGGTCGGCAGGCGGCTGCTGCCGCACGGCACCGGCGTGGGGAAGGCGATGCTCGCGCATCTGCCGTCCGAAGACGTCACGGCGCTGCTCGCCAGGACGGGCATGCCGTCCTACACCGAGCACACCTTCACCGACCAGGACGCGCTCCTGCGCGAGCTGGCGAAAATCGCCCAGCAGGGTTACGCGCTCGACGAAGCGGAGCAGGAGCTGGGCGTCCGCTGCGTGGCCGTGGCGGTCCCGGGCGCGCCCGTGCCGGCGGCCGTCTCGGTGTCCGGGCCTTCGGGGCGGCTCACGATGGAGGCCGTCGAGCGGATCGCGCCCGTCGTCCAGCGGATCGCGACCTCGCTCGGCTCGACCCTTTCGCGGGACGGGGTCACCGTTTGAGCCTGGTCTCCAAACCGTCGAGCATCCTGTCCAGCCCGTAGCGGAACTTCTCGTCGCGAAGCCGGACAGGATCGGCTTCGCCCTCTCCCCTGGCCAGCATTTCCCGCTGGTGCGGATGTTCCCGCGCGGCCTCCTCGACGGCGGGACGCAGACGTTCCGCCCATTCGCGCTCGTTCCGGCCGCTCTTGGCGACGGTCGTGAGCCAGGCCGCCTCCGTCGTCCCCATGCCGATGACGTAGGAGATGACGGCGCTGATCGCCTGATTCGCCTCGTCTCCGGGGAAGCCCGCGCCCACGAAGACGCCCAGCAGCCGCTCGTTGAGCCGCATGACGTTCGGCCCGAGGTACGACAGGCCCACCGAGCCGAGCAGTGACGCCACCCACGGGTGCCGCAGGATCATCGCGCGGACACTTTCCGCCCCCACGACGGCCGCCTCACGCCACCGGGCCGGATCGTCGATATCCGGCACGGTGATCTCGCCGTAGACCTCGTCGACGACCAGTTCGATCAGCTCGTCACGGTTCGCGACATGCCGGTAGAGCGAGGTCGCGCCCGCGTTCAGCGCGGTGCCCAGCCTGCGCATGCTCAGCGCGTCGACGCCTTCGACGTCCAGGAGCCGGACGGCCTCGGCCACGATCTGCGCCTGGCTCAGCGCGGGCTGATCCCGCTTCCGGCGAGGGCGGGTCCACACCGACTGGATCGGCTGTTCTTCGACTGACATGCGTCCATTCTAGCGCACGAAGTACCCCATTGCGTACGTCGTTCCGATATGCGTACAGTGTGCGCATCAACCGAACAACGTACGCAAACACTCTGGGGGTTTCCCGATGAACGTGCCCATCCGCGATCCACGCCGCTGGTGGATCCTGATCGTGCTCTGCCTGAGCACGCTCGTGCTGGTGGTCGACAACATGGTGCTGACGGTCGCCGTGCCGCCGCTGGCCGAGGATCTCGGCGCGAGCGCCCAGGACACGCAATGGATCCTGGACTCCTACATCCTGGTGTTCGCCGGGCTGCTGCTCACGTCGGGAAGTCTCGGCGACCGGTTCGGGCGCCGAAAGGTGATGGTCATCGGCCTCCTCCTGTTCGGGGTGGCCTCACTCGTCGCGGCGTTCGCCGCGAACCCGCTCGAACTGATCGCTTCCCGCGCCGTGATGGGCGTCGGCGGCGCGCTGATCATGCCGAGCACCCTGTCGATCCTGATCACCGTCTTCGACGACGAGGAACGCCGCAAGGCGATGGCGGCCTGGAGCGCGGTCGCGATGATCGGCCTGATCGGCGGCCCGGTGCTGGGTGGCGTGCTGATCGCGTGGTTCTGGTGGGGCGCGGTGTTCCTGATCAACGTGCCGATCGTCGTCATCGCGGTGCTCGCCGCGTTCACCCTGATGCCGGAGTCCAAGGGCCCGTGGCAGAAGCCGGACCCGCTCGGCGCCGTCCTCTCCGCGGCGGGCATGGTCGCGCTGGTCTGGACGATCATCGAGCTGCCCAAGCACGGTCTCGCCGAAGCCGGAACCCTGATCCCGCTGGCGATCGCGGCGGTGAGCCTGACCGGTTTCGTGTTCTGGGAGCGGCACACGCCGTCGCCGATGGTCCCGCTGAAGCTGTTCCGCAAGCGCAACTTCAGTGGCGGCAGCCTGTCGCTCACGCTGGTGCAGATCGGCAACGGCGGCCTGCTGCTGCTCCTGACCCAGTACCTGCAGTTCGTGCTGGGCTACACGCCGACCGAGGCGGGGCTCGCGTTCATCCCGATGGCCATCGCCTCTCTGCTGTTCAACACCCTCGGCGCCACGCTGGGCCGGAAGATCGGCAACCGCGCGCTGGCCACGGGCGGGATGATCGTGATGGCGGGCGGCTTCGGCCTGCTCGCGACGCTCTCGGCGAACGAGGGCTTCCTGCTGCCCGCGGCCGCGCTGTTCCTGCTCGGTACGGGCGGCGGGCTGGCGATGCCGGCGGCGATCGCGGCGCTGATGGGCGAGGTCCCGGAGGAGCAGGCCGGGGTCGGCTCCGCGCTCAACGACACCATCCAG from Amycolatopsis sp. EV170708-02-1 includes:
- a CDS encoding DsbA family protein — encoded protein: MKLIYVFDAYCGWSYGFARTMADVAHRHPDLPVEVVSGGLFLGGRRVPIRQFGYVQGANAEITSRTGAPFGESYERLIADGEFVMDSEAAACGMAALREVAPDRAVRLAALLQEAFYLDGLSLSEVSTYRVVAQRAGLDGDAVEAALDRVSAADDFQRARELGVTGYPTLLASFSGERVVTLVAGNASADEVERRIGALVS
- a CDS encoding CdaR family transcriptional regulator, with translation MPWLLAIGGALTAAQAEIAEELAGLIGLARTRADEVRAVTDRVLEPLLAALDEGSDPHPALTATGLRGDLRFVVARTEGSEAARGILTELLPPGALVGPAGETTWAVAEDDGEWPEEWPATVTAALSTVEPLLPCRRVLIGISDRSPVSVLRGAKEVARYALAVAAERPGTIEVVPGGEIGMHRLLLAGTPDDLRAALRRRVLGPLLSYDAEQGTDLVHTLRVFLECSGSPTRAARALHIHVNTLRYRIGRASELLGTDLTEFTEQLDVYLALSAGS
- the aceB gene encoding malate synthase A, with amino-acid sequence MSEAQVLGDPVERGDEILTPEALAFLAGLHEAFAARRDELLQARSKRREEARTTGKLDFLPETKEIREGDWKVAEAPPALRDRRVEITGPTDRKMTINALNSGAKVWLADLEDANTPHWANVVSGQVNLYDAVRETITLESGGKSYALKDDVEHATIVVRPRGWHLDERGLSFGGRQAVGALVDFGLHFFHNAQELLNRGKGPYFYLPKMESHLEARLWNDVFTHAEKALGIEHGTVRATVLIETIPAAFEMEEILYELREHASGLNAGRWDYLFSVIKYFRDAGEKFVLPDRNSVTMTAPFMRAYTELLVRTCHKRGAFAIGGMAAFIPNRKDPEVTAAALDKVRADKSREAGDGFDGSWVAHPGMVDICREEFDKVLGDKPNQLDRTRDEVSVTADQLLDAASTPGGATAAGLRGAVDVGIRYIASWLSGNGAAAIHNLMEDAATAEISRSQVWQWVRNGTQLDSGDKVTADLVRGVLAEVRGELAAEIKPELLEPAVELFEQVALADEFPDFLTLPAYERIK
- a CDS encoding DUF6986 family protein → MGNGRLTEDVYTAADARLAEADARVTAKYPGEPPGRQPVHTVYVPASQYKTRLVADWGKQALRVFGEHADQLGLDADIADRVRTKLLTEPIEDLRIDFEDGLGRPGDDEEDVIALAAGRTLAVTGGTPFVGIRFKSFEAATRRRGIRTLDLFLAGLLESGPLPEGFVVTLPKVTAVEQVEVAADVLERLESAYGLAEGVLRFEVQIETAQSIVDIDGTVAVPRIIEAARGRCSGLHYGTYDYSAGLGISAEHQSMEHPAADFAKQLMQVSAAGTGVRLSDGSTNKLPVGDAILPAWREHLRLVRRSLERGFYQGWDLHPHQLPTRFAATYAFFREGFPAALGRLRDYADQTGRGVLDEPATAQALASFLLRGLDCGAVDVGELSFSRAELDGYARRTA
- a CDS encoding HNH endonuclease signature motif containing protein, which translates into the protein MSETFLPELPQELWRAGKLELAHGVQQSLQVIRMATAALGQFLAEIESRGVKDLYGHGTTASWLAEMAGLSRAEAGAVVKRAIALNPTRALDGTEVPAVAPATAAVAAEGLIGNERIDQILEILKRLPADTSAEDRAKAEKILADLAPNAGPAQLTKAEANLLGWLDPDGKEPKDPEPKEPRREITLERRKDGFWKLTGLLDDETGARTAAALEAHAQPRPVDEFGQADLRMKCERMGDAWVDLLDLAIACPDQPGTSGYRTLVHVTIGLEELKSGLGTACLDFVGTMTAREARLAACDCLMLPVVMSASGEPLDMGRLRRFVTPGQRRALNIRDGGCAFPGCHRKPKNCHAHHIHHWADGGPTDLRNLVLLCSFHHRLIHHGDWEVHMAADGLPEFIPPQYRDPLRKPRRNTLHHV
- a CDS encoding ABC transporter ATP-binding protein — protein: MVSIEVQDAYVDFPIFDAKTRSLKKRVLGKVGGKIGTEAKVPIIEALRDISLSLGEGDRVGLVGHNGAGKSTLLRLLSGIYEPTRGSTRVVGRIAPVFDLGVGLDPEVSGHENILIRGLFLGMSRKQMAKRVDDIAEFTELGDYLHLPLRTYSAGMRVRLALGVVTTIDPEILILDEGLGAIDAAFLAKARERLVDLARRSGVLVFASHSDELLRELCTTALWMDEGRIRARGSLDDVLAEYHAVLRA
- a CDS encoding IclR family transcriptional regulator — encoded protein: MAAEKNGRDGGVQSLQRAFELLEHLADTGGEASLSELATLSGLPMPTIHRLIRTLVDLGYVRQNTNRRYALGARLIRLGENASMQFGSWARPLLAELVDEVGETANLAVLERDEVVYVAQVPSKHSMRMFTEVGRRLLPHGTGVGKAMLAHLPSEDVTALLARTGMPSYTEHTFTDQDALLRELAKIAQQGYALDEAEQELGVRCVAVAVPGAPVPAAVSVSGPSGRLTMEAVERIAPVVQRIATSLGSTLSRDGVTV
- a CDS encoding TetR/AcrR family transcriptional regulator, with the translated sequence MSQPSVDQGFRPPQQARSRESLQKVLAAAEHVLASQGFEEFTVAAVAEQAGMSVGAIYRRFSGKNQLLYAVKDQLLGQLESSVGEALGAAEPGLRGIVSAFTRALAGTFARHDRIFSELLDSQRAEGRDRGLRALATIQRGFLEAAQPCLDEIRRVGGEQAIRMMSRTIIGSCVHRAASGRFWPDGLSWDVWASETTEMALAYLESA
- a CDS encoding N-acetyltransferase codes for the protein MPLTIRPATAADADAVAKIWYHGWQDGHLGNVPDSLVRIRTRDSFWTRAADRVGDTTVAVSGGEVAGFVMVVGDEVEQVYVSSDHRGSGVAGALLAEAERLVREGGHARAWLAVAPGNARARRFYERCGWADEGEFDNRVLGPDGVVSVPCRRYVKAVA
- a CDS encoding PucR family transcriptional regulator ligand-binding domain-containing protein, which codes for MTTVKTLLALPGLRLRVRAGTTLLDRPVSRIYVTELPDPGRYVSAGEFVLSGLLWWRGPGDSEAFVAALAKAGAAALAASGADSDGIPEDLVEACTRHGIPLLEVPADLSFSVVTERVVLALAAAAEGARKRLLSAATEDASVETLLERARAEIGLPCWVEPAGTASELVRRFVAAGGRSLEADDVSVRPVGAGTRCRGCSRSAAR
- a CDS encoding MarR family winged helix-turn-helix transcriptional regulator, which gives rise to MGITTAKEAAYDPRVLAFGRMMGAANRLEYLLGRALEAECGISHLMFEVLLIVGRSGEAGMSMRAIAQEQVLTTGGATRLVDRMTTLGLVVRSSDPQDRRVQLVRLTARGEETTVRAARVHVENIQRLFLDPLPADHRERFAQDLRTLSHSARDALPKLR